The following is a genomic window from Prosthecobacter vanneervenii.
CTCCCGCACTCCCTCAGCGCATCCGCCAGCGGCACAAACCTCGTGAAGTCTGCTATCTCCCCCTCCATCTGCCCCATCAGTCCCGGCAGCTGCTGCAAAAGCCTCCGCGCATCCGCATCCTCCCCCAGCTTCATCAGCGTCACCGCATGCTGCACCAGCAGCCCCGCCGCACTCGCAGGCAGCGGCCCATCGATCAGCCTTACCCGCTCCAGCCACAGCCCTCCCAGCTCACGCGCCTCATCCTTCAGATTCATCTGACGCAGCGTCTCCAGCAGCGCCTCCACCCGCACCAGCGTGTAGGCATCCGCAGGACCCAGCTGCTGGTCGCACACCTTCACCTCCGCACGCATCAGCTCCAGATTCCCCTCCAGATCCCCCTGCTTCAACAGCGTGCTGCTCAGCGCCTTCAGGCTCGACTTCGCCCTCATGTAATCCGGCCCCACCGTTTGCCAGTAGATCTCCATCGCTCGTCGCCCGTGCGCGATGGACTCCTCCACCTGCCCCGCCTCCCGGCAGTGCTTCGCCAGCCGTCCATACGCACGCCCGGTGATGGAATGCTTCTCTCCAAACTTCTCCATCGCAAAGTCACACGTCTCCCTTCCCAGCTTCAGCGCCTCCTGCCTTCTACCCTGCTCAAAAATCGCTGTCATCAGCTCGATCCGGCACAGGATGCTGTCAAAATTCTCCCCTGCCTTCTGGTAGTTTTCGATGCATCCCTTCAGCAGCCCCTCCGCCTCTTGCAGCGACGCACGGCTCCTCACCTCCTGCACCAGCTCTTCCGCCAGCGCATACTTCGTCTTGTAGATCTGCCCGTCATCTCCAGCCAGATGCCCCTCCTGCCAGGCCACGATCCGCCTCAGCTCATCTCGAAATTCCTGCCCCTCCACGCTGTCCGCCTCCGTCAGGTGCATCCTCTTCAGCGTCACCCGGTACCGCATGCTCCACAGCAGCGGATCATCCGCATCCAGAAACGGCTGCACTTCCGCCAGCACCACCTCAAACAGCTTCAGATCTGACGGCTTGTTCAGCAGTGTGGACAGCTCGTCCAGCATCACCGCCTTCCGGCGCGGATCTCCCTGAAACTCCCCCACCCTCCTCAGCAGCTCCTCCCTCAGATGATCAGGGTTCACATTCCTTCCCGTCAGGTGCTCATCCATTCCATGCACCGTCTCCAAAATGATCTCCGCGATCTCGTCAGACTCCTTCTTCTGCAT
Proteins encoded in this region:
- a CDS encoding tetratricopeptide repeat-containing protein kinase family protein; its protein translation is AGKAKEVTTASDVWALGVMLFQMLTEKLPFTGGSAVEVMRRITQEEPEISSSGKLTTRKGDGAKDGKPTAGEGVTAASLGRVHPDLATLILRCLEKRPEKRLPSAGYLADELERFLNGEPIESRAVGTVERVWKLARRNKAVTLAVVGAVTCLVLGTAVSVYQAVKARAAQRLALMQKKESDEIAEIILETVHGMDEHLTGRNVNPDHLREELLRRVGEFQGDPRRKAVMLDELSTLLNKPSDLKLFEVVLAEVQPFLDADDPLLWSMRYRVTLKRMHLTEADSVEGQEFRDELRRIVAWQEGHLAGDDGQIYKTKYALAEELVQEVRSRASLQEAEGLLKGCIENYQKAGENFDSILCRIELMTAIFEQGRRQEALKLGRETCDFAMEKFGEKHSITGRAYGRLAKHCREAGQVEESIAHGRRAMEIYWQTVGPDYMRAKSSLKALSSTLLKQGDLEGNLELMRAEVKVCDQQLGPADAYTLVRVEALLETLRQMNLKDEARELGGLWLERVRLIDGPLPASAAGLLVQHAVTLMKLGEDADARRLLQQLPGLMGQMEGEIADFTRFVPLADALRECGRPQEAGVILRKIVAVCERQDEEEPRAAAKLLGKARERMAVTGSVRVTEQQPVKRK